A window of the Synechococcus sp. JA-3-3Ab genome harbors these coding sequences:
- a CDS encoding PhoH family protein, whose product MHDTSAATDLEIISLSSPRQAMSLAGIQEANLKWISRSSGASVTLRGQDLYLKGTPQQRQQVRQWLELLKPLWQTGHPVTVIDAEQAFRALSGQEATAYQQAQAGVLARTRKGELIRPKTPRQQEYVQAIRTHDLCFGIGPAGTGKTYLAAVVAITALQNREYERLILTRPAVEAGEKLGFLPGDLVEKVDPYLRPLYDALFEFIDPAKLPQLMAQGVIEVVPLAYMRGRTLSNAFIILDEAQNTTPEQMKMALTRLGFRSRMVVTGDLTQTDLGKHRLSGLAAAERILAGVEGVAFCYFDQRDVVRHPLVQRIVDAYARYESQQ is encoded by the coding sequence ATGCACGACACTTCTGCCGCCACCGATCTGGAGATCATCTCTTTGTCAAGCCCTCGGCAGGCCATGTCCTTGGCGGGCATTCAGGAGGCCAACCTGAAGTGGATCAGTCGCTCCAGTGGTGCCTCTGTAACGCTGCGCGGACAAGACCTGTACCTGAAAGGCACCCCTCAGCAGCGGCAGCAGGTGCGGCAGTGGCTAGAATTGCTGAAGCCGCTTTGGCAAACTGGACACCCTGTCACGGTGATTGATGCGGAGCAAGCTTTTCGCGCCCTCTCCGGCCAGGAGGCTACGGCCTATCAGCAAGCGCAAGCAGGTGTGTTGGCCCGCACCCGTAAGGGAGAGTTGATCCGGCCCAAGACACCCCGCCAACAGGAGTACGTGCAAGCCATTCGCACCCACGATCTCTGCTTCGGCATCGGGCCGGCAGGCACCGGGAAAACCTATCTGGCTGCCGTTGTGGCCATCACAGCCCTGCAAAACCGCGAGTACGAGCGTTTGATCCTGACGCGACCAGCGGTAGAGGCAGGGGAGAAGCTGGGCTTCTTGCCAGGGGATCTGGTGGAAAAGGTAGATCCCTATCTGCGGCCTCTCTACGATGCCCTGTTCGAGTTTATCGACCCGGCCAAGCTGCCCCAGCTGATGGCCCAGGGAGTCATCGAGGTGGTGCCGCTGGCCTACATGCGGGGGCGTACCCTCAGCAACGCTTTCATCATCTTGGACGAGGCCCAAAACACCACCCCGGAGCAGATGAAGATGGCCCTCACGCGGCTGGGCTTCCGCTCCCGCATGGTGGTTACCGGGGATCTCACCCAAACGGATCTGGGCAAGCATCGCCTGTCGGGCCTGGCGGCTGCAGAGCGCATCCTGGCGGGGGTAGAGGGGGTTGCCTTTTGCTACTTTGACCAGCGGGATGTGGTACGCCACCCCCTGGTGCAGCGGATTGTGGATGCCTACGCCCGCTACGAGAGCCAGCAGTGA